A region from the Arachis ipaensis cultivar K30076 chromosome B01, Araip1.1, whole genome shotgun sequence genome encodes:
- the LOC107608767 gene encoding uncharacterized protein LOC107608767: MESSIRLPHLITPKQVGKQKYPTENSKEFLKRLWELQEKTGRRSWMMLFGHIGQPSKHPLEYPFQLVYGKACNLLVELKNKAFWALKLLNFDNNAAGERRILQLQELEEFRSQVYESAKIYKERAKKKHDLNLALRNFEEG; this comes from the coding sequence ATGGAGTCAAGCATAAGGTTGCCACACCTtatcacccccaaacaagtgggcaagcAGAAATATCCAACAGAGAACTCAAAAGAATTCTTGAAAAGACTGTGGGAACTTCAAGAAAAGACTGGTcgaagaagttggatgatgctctttgggcatataggacagccttCAAAACACCCATTGGAATATCCGTTTCAATtggtgtatggaaaggcttgtaATCTACTAGTGGAGCTGAAAAACAAAGCATTTTGGGCTCTCAAACTACTGAACTTTGACAACAATGCTGCTGGTGAAAGAAGGATCCTTCAACTACAAGAATTGGAAGAATTCAGGTCCCAAGTGTACGAAAGtgccaaaatttataaggaaaggGCAAAGAAAAAGCATGACCTCAATTTGGCACTAAGGAACTTTGAAGAAGGATAG